ATCTCCTGTTGATCGACAGCTACGGACTGGGCCGAGCGCTGCCAAACGGTCGACTCTCCTACGCCCTCGCGCGCGTCCAACTGTTCAATCGGGTCGCCATCGCCCTGTTCCGCCGGAGCCGCCGGCTCACGAAGGCGAGCCTGAACGGGATCGTCGCGGACCTCGACGACCTCTCCGAAGAAGCGGTCGACGCGGTCTACGAGGAGGTCCAGCGGCCCACTGCCGGAGTCGCGTTCCGTCGCTTCCGCGAGGCCGAGGTGACGCGCTCGGGATACCGGACCGTCTACGTCGACGAGCTACCGGCGCTCGAGGTCCCGACACGGCTCCTCCACGGCCGCCACGACGAGGTGGTCCCGCTGTCCTGGGCCGAGCGGGCGGCCGATCGCATTCCAGAGAGTGAGCTGGTGGTCCTCGACTCGTGTGCCCACTGGCCGCCCCGCGAGAGGCCGTCGACGGTGGTCGAGCACGCTCGCGAGGTCGCGACTCGCTGACGGCTCTCGCGGACGTTCTGGCTGCTTCGGGAGTTCGGTAGCGTGGCCCCGGGATCGACGTGATATATCGATATCCGCGATACAGAACGGTATGATGTCGTCACCGTCCGTCGATTCGTCGGTGATCGGCCACTGCCCGGAGTCGTTCGATCCGCTCGTCGATGTAGCGTCGTGAGAAAAGCCCAGAGGAATCTGAACCGATACCAGACCTCGCTTCGCTCGGTCTGTCGTGATTCAGATCCCGTGTATAGCTTTCGCTCCTCACCTTCGTTCGTCGCAGAAAGCCTCGGCCGGGATTTGAACCGGAGGAAGACGTTCCGGGATGCTCGCTCACTGCGTTCGCTGCGCTCCCGGGACTGCGACTTCCAGGGTTCAAATTCCGGGTACGACTTCATCGATTTCAGCGATCGCTCGGCGACAAAGCGCTCGCAGAAGTGAAATCGAGAAGCCTAGGCCGGGATTTGAACCCGGGCTCTCGTCCTTACCAAGGACGCGCTTTACCTCTAAGCTACCCAGGCGCGCATTCATCCGTTGTCCGGAGTTGTCTTTAGGCGTTACGATTCGGGGACGGCACGCTACTCTCTCTCAGTGGTCGGCCGAGGTGCGGACGCCATCGGCGCTGGTGGCGTCGGTCGTCAGCGTCGCGAGCGTCTCGCGTACGTCCTCGTCGGCGAACGTCTCGACGGGTGGCAGCCCGTCGGTCACGAGGTCGCTGGCGTACTCACGCAGGCGTGGCGTGGGTCGGTTCCCGGCGGCGGTGACGCCGGCCACGGCGGCGAGTTCGAGCACGTCGGCTTCGAGGTTCCGGTCGAGCGTGGGGTCGTCGGTTTCGCGGCGGACGGTCTGGTCGGTGCCGAACGCCCGGACCACGTCGACGGCGGCGTCGGCGGCCTCGGTTCGGGCCAGCAGATAGAATCCACGCGAGACGAGGATGTCGGCGATGAGAACGTCCAGGTCGGCGGCGTCGCGGTCGCCGCCCGCCCAGGGGTCGTCGTGGGCCAGCGCCCGCGTCAGCCGGAGTCCCTCGTAGATCAACTGGACACCGGCGGCGCGGTCGCTGAGGCCGTCGAGTTGTCCCTCGCAGCCGGCGGCGCTCGCGCTGACGAGCGTGCAGACGCCGGGGGTCATCGAGGCGGCGTCGAGCCGGTCCTCGATACGGTCGCGCAGACGAGCGGGGTCGACGTCGTCGACTGCCGCCAGTGCGGCTCGTCGGACCGCAGCGGCTTCCTCCATTACCTTCGCCTAGCGACGGGAAGGGCAAAGACCTTTGGAAACGTCGGGTCGGGCATGGGGACGATACGGACCGAGCGGACGGGCGCGGTACTGGTCGTGACGATCGACCGGCCCGACAGCCGCAACGCGCTGACGGCCGACGCACTGGGGACGCTCCGGGACCGAATCGCGGACGCGAGCGCGCCGGTGGTCGCTGTTCGGGGCGCTGGAACGGCGTTCTGTGCCGGCGCGGATCTGGACACCGTCGACGCCCTCGACGGAGACGACGCGTGTTCGTTCTCTCGGCTGGGCCAGGCCGTCGCGGACGCGCTGGCTGGCTACGACGGGGCGACGGTCGCGGCCATCGACGGGCCGGCACGCGGTGGCGGCGTCGAACTCGCGCTGGCCTGTGACCTGCGGGTCTGTACGCCCCGCTCGACGTTCGCCGAGTCGGGCGTGACGCTGGGGCTGTTCGGCGCGTGGGGCGGGACCGATCGGCTGGTCGACACCGTCGGCCGGAGCGTGGCGATGGACCTCTCGCTGTCCGGTCGCGTCGTCGACGCCGACGAGGCACTGCGGGTCGGCCTGGTTTCGCGGATCGTCGACGATCCGCTGGCGGTCGCGCACGCGGTCGCCGACAACGACGCCGGAGCGGTCCGGACGATCAAGGGGCTGCTCGCCGAGTCGGCCGACGGTGACCGGCAGTTCGAGCGGGAACGCGAGGCGTTCGCGACCCTCGTCGAAGCGCGGGCCAAGCGCAAGGATTGAAGCCGTCCCACGCGCACTACGAGAACAATGGTTGACTGTGAGTACTGTGACGGGTCCTTCGACAGCGAGGACGCGTACCTCGATCACCTCGGCAGCGCCCACGAGGGTGAGCTGGGATCGATCGATCAGCGGCGGGTCGCCGAGCACGACGGGAGCGACGAGAGCCGGAGCCTCTCGCTGGGGCCGGCTATCCTGATCGGTGTCGTCGGCTTCTCGATCGCGATCGTGGTCTACGTCGTCGTGTTCATGGGCGCAGGCGGTGGTGGATCGAGTCTCCCAGACAGCGGCGAGCAGGCGGTCGTCTCGCAGGTGACGACACAGGAGTCCGAAGGCACCCAGCACGTCGACCGGGGCACGGAGCTCACGTACGAGCACATGCCGCCGACCTCCGGGCCACACTACGCCGACTGGGCGACGGGCGGGTACTACGACGACGAGACGGCTCCGCCGCTGGGTGAGGTCGTCCACGCACTGGAACACGGGGCGATCGTCGTCTACTACGACCCCGACGGTATCGATCCTGACGTTCGCGAGAGCTTCCGGCAGTACGGGAACCGGTACACGGACGACTTCATGAGCTTCCTCGCGGTCCCGACGCCGGTCGAGGATCCGGCGGCGACGTACGTCCTGACGGCCTGGACCAAGCGCCTCGACATGGACGAGTACGACGAAGAGACGATGCGGCAGTTCATGGCCGAGTACATCGGGCGCGGGCCCGAGCAACAGGTCCGCTGACACCGTCGCCCGTCCGAGCGGCCACTGGCGGTCAGCACAGCGGGTCGGGACCCGGCGGAGCAGCCCGTTTGTGCGCGCTGCCCTCGTACAGCGCCCGCACCCGAGCGACGGCGTCCTCGTCGACGCCGATCTCGGCGGCCGTCGCCGAGGCGGAGACTCCGCCCTCGACGTGGAGCGCGAGAATCGAGTCCAGCGTCGGGTAGTCCAGTCCCATCTCTTCTTCGTCGGTCTGACCCACCCACATCTCGGCGCTGGCGGTCTTGTCCGCGAGGTCGTCGGGGACGCCGACGTGTTTGGCGAGCTGGCGGACCTGCCCCTTGTAGAGATTCGCGATCGGGTGACAGTCCACGGCACCGTCGCCGTACTTGGTGAAGTAGCCCACCAGCGCCTCGCTCTTGTTGCCCGTCCCGAGGACGATCGAGTCCCGGTGGTTGGCGGCGAGGTAGTTCAGCACCGCCCGACAGCGCACCCGGAGGTTGCCAACGGCGAGCTGGTCGCCCTCGGCGTCGGGGTAGCCCTCGAGGAAGGCGTCGGCGATCGGCTCGATCTCGATCACGTCGTACTCGATCCCCAGCAGCTCGCTGGCGACGCGCTCGGCGTCGCTCATGTTCGCCTCGCGGTTGACCTCGCTGGGCATCACCAGCCCGTAGACGTGCTCCGCGCCCAGCGCCTCGACGGCGAGGTGGGAGGTGAGCGTGCTGTCGATGCCGCCCGAGAGCCCGATGACCGCCGTCTCGACGCCGGCCGCGTCGGTCTGGTCGGCGATGAAGTCAGTGATGTGGTCGCGATACGCCTCCAGTTCCGCCTCGGAGAGAGTCAGATCCAGCGGATCGTCGGCTCGCTGGACCGGTTTCGCTTCTGCCATCGTACCGGAAGAGTAGGGCGCTAGCGACTAATACCCCACCGAGTCGCCCCCAGGACTGGACGATCGGTCAGTCTCGGGCGTTGGCGTCTCTGGAGTCACGATCACTGATTTCTCGTTGGAATTCGAGAACGTATTGCCGAGGCAGACGCGAACGATTCGGCAGTAACAGCATCCGGATCAAGTATCGACAGTATTGGCTGGACACGGGCGTATACACACTACGCCATTAGACACTATTGGTTGGAACTCTCACAAATAATATTATTTAATTCTAATCTAGAAAGAACCATAATGCGAAACAACTCGAATCGGCGGCAGTCCCTGGTTCTGACAGGCACAGCAATCCGTGTGTCAGCAATCACAGCAGTCGGTGCCGTCCGCAGGGGAAGCGGGAGAGAACAAATAGCTGTAGACTCTGCGCCAATCGAACTGGACGCCCATGAGACTGCAACTGTTGAGGATGCCGCTCACCGTTTCGCTCACGCGCAATACACTGGACAGAGAGAGAAAAGCGAACTAGCTGTAAAAACGAACGGAGAGGGTATCGTGGCAAGTGGGGCTGGAGCAAGCACCATGTCGGTTGAGCTCTGGAAGTCTGAAACTGGGGACGTCGAGATGGCTCGGCAGGTGAGTAGCATTCAGGGTTGGAGGGATGAGACCGCATGGGACGACCTCGTCGACGAAATAATCCGAGAATTAGTGTGTGTCGGCGAACTCGGATGCAAGAGTGCGGGGGCCATCGCTCTGGTTACGGTACTCGTGGTCGTCCTCGGAGTCCTGTGGTATCGGTATTGTTAGATGAGTGGACTCTGGCGAGATAGTCTCACAGCATACTGGAACCGGGACGAGCGCAATCCGTGATCGTGTGTCTGAGATACCTCCCGTCCCCCTCGTCCGCATGCCAGGGTCGAACCTTCGATCGAACAATTCTTGCAGTTCAGACAGCCGAAATCAGCCCTCTCAGTCCAGCGGCTCCACGAACTCCAGGACGTACCCCTCCGGGTCCTCGACGAAGGCGACGTAAGCGTCGGCCGGTTCGATCACGGTCGGGGCGGTGACGACCGTTCCACCGGCGTCGGTGGCGCGCTCGACCGTCGCCTCGGTGTCGTCGACGGTGAGCGCGACGTGATCTACGTCCGCCCGATTCGGCGCGATCGGCGTCGTCCGGTCGGGGTC
Above is a genomic segment from Halomicrobium sp. LC1Hm containing:
- a CDS encoding alpha/beta fold hydrolase, with amino-acid sequence MPISETVTTDGLAIHFLEAGDPADPTIVLLHGGIIDAAHVSWDEVIEPLAADCHVVAPDLLGYGRSGVDRGEGTDGRTILPPGSYPVGRHVDATTRFLDELAVDTCSIAGLSLGGAVGLGLALRRPALVDDLLLIDSYGLGRALPNGRLSYALARVQLFNRVAIALFRRSRRLTKASLNGIVADLDDLSEEAVDAVYEEVQRPTAGVAFRRFREAEVTRSGYRTVYVDELPALEVPTRLLHGRHDEVVPLSWAERAADRIPESELVVLDSCAHWPPRERPSTVVEHAREVATR
- a CDS encoding enoyl-CoA hydratase/isomerase family protein translates to MGTIRTERTGAVLVVTIDRPDSRNALTADALGTLRDRIADASAPVVAVRGAGTAFCAGADLDTVDALDGDDACSFSRLGQAVADALAGYDGATVAAIDGPARGGGVELALACDLRVCTPRSTFAESGVTLGLFGAWGGTDRLVDTVGRSVAMDLSLSGRVVDADEALRVGLVSRIVDDPLAVAHAVADNDAGAVRTIKGLLAESADGDRQFEREREAFATLVEARAKRKD
- a CDS encoding VOC family protein — its product is MDVAHVALWVSDMDRAIEFYTELGLERQWSFTLDGVENVYVGGDHGELQLRHDPDRTTPIAPNRADVDHVALTVDDTEATVERATDAGGTVVTAPTVIEPADAYVAFVEDPEGYVLEFVEPLD
- a CDS encoding NAD+ synthase, with product MAEAKPVQRADDPLDLTLSEAELEAYRDHITDFIADQTDAAGVETAVIGLSGGIDSTLTSHLAVEALGAEHVYGLVMPSEVNREANMSDAERVASELLGIEYDVIEIEPIADAFLEGYPDAEGDQLAVGNLRVRCRAVLNYLAANHRDSIVLGTGNKSEALVGYFTKYGDGAVDCHPIANLYKGQVRQLAKHVGVPDDLADKTASAEMWVGQTDEEEMGLDYPTLDSILALHVEGGVSASATAAEIGVDEDAVARVRALYEGSAHKRAAPPGPDPLC
- a CDS encoding DUF3105 domain-containing protein; translation: MVDCEYCDGSFDSEDAYLDHLGSAHEGELGSIDQRRVAEHDGSDESRSLSLGPAILIGVVGFSIAIVVYVVVFMGAGGGGSSLPDSGEQAVVSQVTTQESEGTQHVDRGTELTYEHMPPTSGPHYADWATGGYYDDETAPPLGEVVHALEHGAIVVYYDPDGIDPDVRESFRQYGNRYTDDFMSFLAVPTPVEDPAATYVLTAWTKRLDMDEYDEETMRQFMAEYIGRGPEQQVR